Proteins encoded by one window of Streptacidiphilus sp. PB12-B1b:
- a CDS encoding DMT family transporter translates to MPRRSAAATRGSSAPARSRRTAGLVLILISACAFGGSGTAAKPLMEAGLSALDVVWLRAAGATLVLLPVLIKHRDLPRRRPGLLIGFGLFAVAGCQGLSFASLALIPVGVALLIEYLGPPLLLGYVRFVQRRRVSRQAALGALLALIGLGCVVQVWDGFGGLNPWGVLLGLGAAFCQVGYFVLAEGVGHGSDAAREPVSPIALSAWGLLVGTLVFSAVARPWDIRWSVFGHDVAMGGRQVPALLLLGWVIVIATVVAYLTGTAAVSRLSAPVAGVIASLEAVVGTVLAWVLLGEHLDGPQILGGLLVLTGACVAQTTPIGATAEGSHTLAVGPALTEPVLAEAALSEATPSDAAPADASPADAVRPGAPRSRPV, encoded by the coding sequence ATGCCCCGCCGCTCCGCTGCCGCCACCCGCGGCTCCTCCGCCCCGGCCCGCTCCCGGCGCACCGCCGGCCTCGTCCTCATCCTGATCTCGGCCTGCGCCTTCGGCGGCTCCGGCACCGCGGCCAAACCGCTGATGGAGGCCGGGCTCTCGGCCCTGGACGTGGTCTGGCTGCGCGCCGCCGGGGCCACCCTGGTCCTGCTGCCGGTGCTGATCAAGCACCGCGACCTGCCGCGCCGCCGCCCCGGGCTGCTGATCGGCTTCGGGCTGTTCGCGGTGGCCGGCTGCCAGGGGCTGTCCTTCGCCTCGCTGGCGCTGATCCCGGTCGGCGTGGCGCTGCTCATCGAGTACCTCGGACCGCCGCTGCTGCTGGGCTACGTCCGCTTCGTCCAGCGCCGCCGGGTCAGCCGCCAGGCGGCGCTGGGCGCGCTGCTCGCGCTGATCGGCCTGGGCTGCGTGGTGCAGGTCTGGGACGGCTTCGGCGGGCTCAACCCCTGGGGCGTGCTGCTGGGACTGGGCGCGGCCTTCTGCCAGGTCGGCTACTTCGTGCTGGCCGAGGGCGTCGGCCACGGCTCGGACGCCGCGCGGGAGCCGGTGAGCCCGATCGCCCTGAGCGCCTGGGGACTGCTGGTCGGCACCCTGGTCTTCTCCGCCGTGGCCCGGCCCTGGGACATCCGCTGGTCGGTGTTCGGCCACGACGTGGCCATGGGCGGACGCCAGGTGCCCGCGCTGCTGCTGCTCGGCTGGGTGATCGTCATCGCCACCGTCGTCGCCTACCTGACCGGCACCGCCGCGGTGAGCCGGCTCTCCGCGCCGGTCGCCGGGGTGATCGCCTCGCTGGAGGCGGTCGTCGGCACCGTCCTCGCCTGGGTGCTGCTGGGCGAGCACCTGGACGGCCCGCAGATCCTCGGCGGGCTGCTGGTGCTCACCGGCGCCTGCGTGGCGCAGACCACGCCGATCGGGGCCACCGCCGAGGGCAGCCACACCCTGGCCGTCGGCCCGGCGCTGACCGAGCCGGTCCTGGCCGAGGCCGCACTGTCCGAGGCAACCCCGTCCGACGCAGCCCCGGCCGATGCGAGCCCGGCCGACGCGGTGCGGCCGGGGGCGCCCCGGAGCCGGCCGGTCTAG
- the kynU gene encoding kynureninase produces the protein MSSDTLPQPSRTISRADALALDAADPLRGLRSRFTLPDGVLYLDGNSLGALPAHTPDRIAGMVAREWGEGLIRSWNEAGWYDLPRGLGERIAPLVGAATGQVVVCDSTSVNLFKVLTAALRLRPDRRVIVSELGSFPTDLYLTEGVTGGFGGGPAEGDGSAEGGGYRRRLLGRDSDRLEELIGEDTAVVLLSHVDYRTGALQDMAAVTELAHRHGALIVWDLCHSAGALPVRLDACGADFAVGCSYKYLNGGPGAPAFLYAAARHLEDSRQPLTGWFGHAEPFAFEAGYRPAEGIGRFLTGTPPLLSLAGLEAALDIWDDVDLDALRAKSLALTSLFLELTAPLGLESATPAEPDRRGSQVSLRHPQAYPVMQALIARGVIGDYRAPDVLRFGFTPLYLSHADVWDAAEALRQVLDSGEWREARFAAAAGAVT, from the coding sequence ATGTCCTCTGACACCCTGCCGCAGCCGTCCCGCACCATCTCCCGCGCGGACGCGCTCGCCCTGGACGCCGCCGACCCGCTGCGCGGCCTGCGCTCCCGCTTCACCCTGCCCGACGGCGTGCTCTACCTGGACGGCAACTCGCTGGGCGCGCTGCCCGCGCACACCCCGGACCGGATCGCCGGGATGGTCGCCCGCGAGTGGGGCGAGGGCCTGATCCGCAGCTGGAACGAGGCCGGCTGGTACGACCTGCCGCGCGGCCTCGGCGAGCGGATCGCGCCGCTGGTCGGCGCCGCCACCGGCCAGGTCGTCGTCTGCGACTCGACCTCGGTCAACCTGTTCAAGGTGCTCACCGCCGCGCTGCGGCTGCGGCCGGACCGCCGGGTGATCGTCTCCGAGCTGGGCAGCTTCCCGACCGACCTGTACCTCACCGAGGGCGTCACCGGCGGCTTCGGCGGCGGTCCCGCCGAGGGCGACGGCTCCGCCGAGGGCGGCGGCTACCGGCGGCGGCTGCTGGGCCGCGACAGCGACCGGCTGGAGGAGCTGATCGGCGAGGACACCGCCGTCGTCCTGCTCTCGCACGTGGACTACCGGACCGGCGCGCTCCAGGACATGGCCGCCGTCACCGAGCTGGCCCACCGGCACGGCGCGCTGATCGTCTGGGACCTGTGCCACTCAGCCGGTGCGCTGCCGGTCCGCCTGGACGCCTGCGGGGCCGACTTCGCCGTCGGCTGCAGCTACAAGTACCTCAACGGCGGCCCCGGCGCGCCCGCCTTCCTCTACGCCGCCGCCCGCCACCTCGAGGACTCCCGGCAGCCGCTGACCGGCTGGTTCGGCCACGCCGAGCCGTTCGCCTTCGAAGCCGGCTACCGCCCGGCCGAGGGCATCGGCCGCTTCCTCACCGGCACCCCGCCGCTGCTCAGCCTCGCCGGGCTGGAAGCCGCCCTGGACATCTGGGACGACGTCGACCTGGACGCCCTGCGCGCCAAGAGCCTCGCGCTGACCTCGCTGTTCCTGGAGCTCACCGCACCGCTCGGGCTGGAGTCGGCCACCCCGGCCGAGCCGGACCGGCGCGGCAGCCAGGTCTCGCTGCGGCACCCGCAGGCGTACCCGGTGATGCAGGCGCTGATCGCCCGCGGCGTCATCGGCGACTACCGGGCCCCGGACGTGCTGCGCTTCGGCTTCACCCCGCTCTACCTCTCCCACGCCGACGTCTGGGACGCCGCCGAGGCGCTGCGCCAGGTGCTCGACAGCGGCGAGTGGCGCGAGGCCCGCTTCGCCGCTGCGGCCGGGGCGGTCACCTGA
- a CDS encoding tryptophan 2,3-dioxygenase, whose protein sequence is MPGPTAAAVQPKVDFGEPTTPYAAYAGIDTLHSLLQPRSKEPAENSFIVATQVMELLFGLLRHEWTAAQQAMRVDDLPAATAALRRGLGVQDVLVSSWDLLATMTPVEFSAFRPYLGEASGFQSYTYLHLEFLLGNKSERLLKLYAGSPRIHAELSETLNSPSLYDDAEGVLRRAGAEDWVSVYSDPAHRELALLGELLLDVAERVTRWRQRHLIAVKRAMGAKPGTGGSSGISWLSKAAEQDVFPEIWAARNVL, encoded by the coding sequence ATGCCGGGACCGACAGCAGCAGCCGTACAGCCCAAGGTCGACTTCGGCGAACCCACCACCCCGTACGCCGCCTACGCGGGCATCGACACCCTGCACTCGCTGCTGCAGCCGCGCAGCAAGGAGCCGGCCGAGAACTCGTTCATCGTCGCCACCCAGGTCATGGAGCTGCTGTTCGGCCTGCTGCGGCACGAGTGGACCGCGGCCCAGCAGGCGATGCGGGTGGACGACCTGCCGGCCGCCACCGCCGCCCTGCGCCGCGGGCTCGGCGTGCAGGACGTGCTGGTGTCCTCCTGGGACCTGCTGGCCACGATGACCCCGGTCGAGTTCAGCGCCTTCCGCCCGTACCTGGGCGAGGCCAGCGGCTTCCAGTCGTACACCTACCTGCACCTGGAGTTCCTGCTCGGCAACAAGAGCGAGCGGCTGCTCAAGCTGTACGCGGGCAGCCCGCGGATCCACGCCGAGCTGTCCGAGACGCTGAACTCCCCCAGCCTGTACGACGACGCCGAGGGCGTGCTGCGCCGGGCCGGGGCCGAGGACTGGGTGAGCGTCTACAGCGATCCGGCCCACCGCGAGCTGGCGCTGCTCGGCGAGCTGCTGCTGGACGTCGCCGAGCGGGTCACCCGCTGGCGGCAGCGGCACCTGATCGCGGTGAAGCGGGCCATGGGCGCCAAGCCCGGCACCGGCGGCTCCAGCGGCATCAGCTGGCTCAGCAAGGCCGCCGAGCAGGACGTCTTCCCGGAGATCTGGGCGGCCCGCAATGTCCTCTGA
- a CDS encoding Lrp/AsnC family transcriptional regulator has translation MAWRTEGGVMDAVDRRLLAELQQDARLSFNELSRRVNLSAPAVAERVRRLEAAGVLTGYHAQVDLVRAGRPVSALVQVQCHGPRCVLRDPGVREWPEVLQLHRVTGAACCVLMVAVESMAEFEGLIDRLAEYGLPSSTMILSSPVLWRPVEPA, from the coding sequence ATGGCTTGGCGAACGGAAGGCGGAGTGATGGACGCGGTGGACCGCAGGCTGCTGGCCGAGCTGCAGCAGGACGCCCGGCTGTCCTTCAACGAGCTCTCCCGCCGGGTCAACCTGTCCGCGCCCGCGGTCGCCGAGCGGGTGCGACGGCTGGAGGCGGCGGGCGTGCTGACCGGCTACCACGCGCAGGTGGACCTGGTCCGGGCCGGACGCCCGGTGAGCGCGCTGGTGCAGGTGCAGTGCCACGGGCCGCGCTGCGTGCTGCGCGACCCGGGCGTCCGGGAGTGGCCGGAGGTGCTGCAGCTGCACCGGGTGACCGGCGCGGCCTGCTGCGTGCTGATGGTGGCGGTCGAGTCGATGGCGGAGTTCGAGGGGCTGATCGACCGGCTGGCCGAGTACGGGCTGCCGTCCAGCACCATGATCCTGTCCAGTCCGGTGCTGTGGCGCCCGGTCGAGCCCGCCTGA
- a CDS encoding alpha/beta hydrolase: protein MSREILTRTAPPPDLTTAYGPLPEQVVDLRLPDAPARTLVVLVHGGFWRAAYDRTHTGPLADALARAGFAVAVPEYRRMDSPGGGWPGTFDDVAAFTDALDPQAPDGICARHGLRPERTVLVGHSAGGHLALWAAGRHRLPEGSPWRTGRRPDRVVPLAGCVSLALCDALGLDDGAAAGLLGGGAAELPDRYALADPAALLPLGVPVTLLHGVEDVTVPPEVSRDYAARAGRAGDPVELVELPALEHFALIDPDSAAWPTLLAAINN from the coding sequence ATGAGCCGAGAGATCCTCACCCGGACCGCGCCGCCGCCCGACCTGACCACCGCGTACGGGCCGCTGCCCGAGCAGGTGGTGGACCTGCGGCTGCCGGACGCCCCGGCGCGGACGCTGGTGGTGCTGGTGCACGGCGGCTTCTGGCGGGCTGCCTACGACCGCACCCACACCGGGCCGCTGGCCGACGCCCTGGCCCGGGCGGGCTTCGCGGTGGCGGTGCCGGAGTACCGCCGGATGGACTCCCCGGGCGGCGGCTGGCCCGGCACCTTCGACGACGTCGCGGCCTTCACCGACGCCCTGGACCCGCAGGCCCCGGACGGCATCTGCGCCCGGCACGGCCTGCGGCCGGAGCGCACGGTGCTGGTCGGCCACTCGGCCGGGGGCCACCTGGCGCTGTGGGCGGCGGGACGGCACCGGCTGCCCGAGGGCTCGCCCTGGCGCACCGGTCGGCGCCCCGACCGCGTGGTCCCGCTGGCGGGCTGCGTCTCGCTGGCGCTCTGCGACGCCCTGGGCCTGGACGACGGCGCGGCGGCCGGGCTGCTCGGCGGCGGCGCGGCGGAGCTCCCCGACCGCTACGCGCTGGCTGATCCGGCGGCGCTGCTGCCGCTGGGCGTGCCGGTGACGCTGCTGCACGGCGTGGAGGACGTGACCGTGCCGCCGGAGGTCAGCCGGGACTACGCGGCCCGGGCCGGGCGTGCGGGCGATCCGGTGGAGCTGGTGGAGCTGCCGGCGCTGGAGCACTTCGCGCTGATCGACCCCGACTCGGCCGCCTGGCCCACCCTCCTTGCCGCGATCAATAACTGA
- a CDS encoding family 2B encapsulin nanocompartment shell protein, translating to MTEEQTALGTAAAKNLATTTKTPPQMQGITSRWLLKMLPWVQVTGGTYRVNRRLTYATGRGRLSFAQTGSEVRIVPPTLAELPVLRGLDDQVLLTELAARFSQREFEPGEVVAERGAPVDHVLVVAHGKIRKIGDGKFGDHEAVLGTLANGDHFGDEALTEDGASWDYTAKAATSGTLLVLPRAAFTELAGRSEALRAQVDSYLATAAQAQDRHGQAEIPLAAGHEGEPELPGSFVDYELSPREYELSVAQTVLQVHTRVADLYNHPMNQIEQQLKLTVEALRERQEHELINSPDFGLLANADHEQRIQTHGGPPTPDDMDELLSRRRGSRLFLAHPRAIAAFGRECNKRGLYPDSVDVEGHRIPSWRGVPIFPCSKIPVNGGHTSSILVLRTGEDNQGVVGLHQTGLPDEYEPGLSVRFMGINEKAVIQYLVSTYFSAAVLVPDALGVLENVEVAHPRD from the coding sequence ATGACTGAAGAGCAGACCGCACTCGGCACTGCCGCAGCAAAGAACCTGGCGACGACGACCAAGACGCCGCCGCAGATGCAGGGCATCACTTCGCGCTGGCTGCTGAAGATGCTGCCCTGGGTCCAGGTCACCGGCGGCACCTACCGCGTCAACCGGCGCCTCACCTACGCCACCGGCCGAGGACGCCTCAGCTTCGCGCAGACCGGTTCCGAGGTCCGGATCGTCCCGCCGACGCTCGCCGAACTCCCGGTCCTGCGCGGCCTGGACGACCAGGTGCTGCTCACCGAACTCGCCGCACGCTTCAGTCAGCGCGAGTTCGAGCCGGGCGAGGTCGTCGCCGAGCGCGGCGCCCCGGTCGACCATGTGCTGGTCGTCGCCCACGGCAAGATCCGCAAGATCGGCGACGGCAAGTTCGGCGACCACGAGGCTGTCCTCGGCACCCTCGCCAACGGCGACCACTTCGGCGACGAAGCCCTCACCGAGGACGGCGCCAGCTGGGACTACACCGCCAAGGCGGCCACCTCCGGGACACTGCTGGTGCTGCCGCGCGCGGCCTTCACCGAACTCGCGGGCCGCTCCGAGGCGTTGCGTGCCCAGGTGGACTCCTACCTGGCCACCGCCGCCCAGGCGCAGGATCGGCACGGCCAGGCCGAGATCCCGCTGGCGGCCGGCCACGAGGGCGAGCCGGAGCTGCCCGGCAGCTTCGTCGACTACGAACTCTCGCCACGGGAGTACGAGTTGAGCGTCGCCCAGACCGTGCTCCAGGTGCACACCCGGGTCGCCGACCTCTACAACCACCCGATGAACCAGATCGAACAGCAACTCAAGCTCACCGTAGAGGCACTGAGGGAGCGTCAGGAGCACGAGCTGATCAACAGCCCGGACTTCGGGCTGCTCGCCAACGCCGACCACGAACAGCGCATCCAGACCCACGGCGGCCCGCCCACCCCGGACGACATGGACGAGCTGCTCTCCCGCCGGCGCGGCTCACGGCTGTTCCTGGCCCACCCGCGGGCCATCGCCGCCTTCGGCCGGGAGTGCAACAAGCGCGGCCTGTACCCGGACTCGGTGGACGTCGAGGGGCACCGCATCCCCTCCTGGCGCGGGGTGCCGATCTTCCCGTGCAGCAAGATCCCGGTCAACGGCGGCCACACCAGCTCCATCCTGGTGCTGCGCACCGGCGAGGACAACCAGGGCGTGGTCGGGCTGCACCAGACCGGACTGCCGGACGAGTACGAGCCGGGCCTGTCCGTGCGGTTCATGGGCATCAACGAGAAGGCCGTCATCCAGTACCTGGTCAGCACCTACTTCTCGGCGGCGGTGCTGGTGCCGGACGCCCTCGGCGTGCTGGAGAACGTCGAAGTCGCCCACCCCCGCGACTGA
- a CDS encoding DUF4239 domain-containing protein yields the protein MSWTDVVIFVGSMAAIALALRLVERFVPHHRRERQNEVAGFIFAGVGVLYAVLLGFVVISVWGNVGAAQQTTFNEADSLAGVYWISRSLPLPLGAQIEHQTLDYANTVETTEWPLMSRHRSSPQATQLVYDIRNSVLAYQPATLQQQVLYDHAVTDVENLASARRERLNQVQDSVPPILWVALIAGAVLTVGFTFLFGLSNSLAHGLMVLSLGALVVASLILIKEMDYPFSGVTRVDPTAFRVFLSRLPPPR from the coding sequence GTGAGCTGGACTGACGTCGTCATCTTCGTCGGCTCCATGGCGGCCATCGCCCTGGCGCTCAGGCTGGTCGAGCGCTTCGTTCCGCACCACCGCCGCGAGCGGCAGAACGAGGTGGCCGGCTTCATCTTCGCCGGTGTGGGCGTGCTGTACGCCGTGCTGCTGGGCTTCGTCGTCATCTCCGTCTGGGGAAACGTCGGCGCCGCCCAGCAGACGACGTTCAACGAGGCGGACTCCCTGGCCGGGGTCTACTGGATCTCCCGCTCGCTGCCGCTCCCGCTGGGGGCCCAGATCGAGCACCAGACCCTCGACTACGCCAACACCGTCGAGACCACCGAGTGGCCGTTGATGAGCCGGCACCGGAGCAGCCCGCAGGCCACCCAGCTGGTCTACGACATCCGCAACTCGGTGCTCGCGTACCAGCCGGCCACCCTGCAGCAGCAGGTGCTGTACGACCACGCGGTCACCGACGTGGAGAACCTGGCCTCGGCCCGGCGCGAGCGGCTGAACCAGGTGCAGGACTCGGTGCCGCCGATCCTGTGGGTGGCGCTGATCGCCGGCGCGGTGCTGACGGTCGGCTTCACCTTCCTCTTCGGGCTGTCCAACTCGCTGGCCCACGGGCTGATGGTGCTGAGCCTGGGGGCGCTGGTGGTGGCCTCACTGATCCTGATCAAGGAGATGGACTACCCGTTCTCCGGGGTGACCAGGGTCGATCCGACCGCCTTCCGGGTGTTCCTGAGCCGGCTCCCGCCACCCCGCTGA
- a CDS encoding DinB family protein: protein MPTVVAAETDERDALLGFLAAQRGALRRAVGGLTAEQAAARPTVSELSVIGLVKHVAETESNWVRTILAGRPPLRPREQSSWGDSFRLEPGESVESVLAFYDRVEAETAEIVGALPGLDTSVPLPDAPWFPRDARRSARWIMMHLVEEVARHAGHADILRESIDGATAFALIPAEQLRPNG from the coding sequence ATGCCCACCGTGGTAGCAGCAGAGACCGACGAGCGCGACGCACTGCTCGGCTTCCTGGCCGCGCAGCGCGGCGCGCTCCGTCGCGCGGTCGGCGGCCTCACCGCCGAGCAGGCCGCCGCCCGCCCCACCGTCAGCGAGCTGAGCGTCATCGGCCTGGTCAAGCACGTGGCCGAGACGGAGTCCAACTGGGTCAGGACCATCCTCGCCGGACGCCCCCCGCTGCGGCCCCGGGAGCAGTCCAGCTGGGGCGACTCCTTCCGGCTGGAGCCGGGCGAGAGCGTGGAGTCGGTCCTGGCCTTCTACGACCGGGTCGAGGCCGAGACCGCCGAGATCGTCGGCGCCCTGCCCGGCCTGGACACCAGCGTCCCGCTGCCGGACGCGCCGTGGTTCCCCCGGGACGCGCGGCGCTCGGCCCGCTGGATCATGATGCACCTGGTCGAGGAGGTGGCCCGGCACGCCGGCCACGCCGACATCCTGCGCGAGAGCATCGACGGGGCCACCGCCTTCGCGCTGATCCCGGCCGAACAACTGCGCCCCAACGGCTGA
- a CDS encoding N-acetyltransferase, translating into MPTIRPYRPADREALYDICVRTGDAGADATGLYRDPGILPAIFTGPYLQLAPELAFVLADGPDAERPLGYVIGTADTRRYVADYRRAWLPLVAGQYPEGSGEGPDAERVRELHHPEWMLADGLADRYPAHLHIDLLPQAQGRGAGRALMDTFLAALRAAGAERVHLGMARRNTGARAFYDRLGFHEIDHPGPALVLGRDTAALV; encoded by the coding sequence ATGCCGACGATCCGCCCCTACCGACCCGCCGACCGGGAGGCGCTGTACGACATCTGCGTCCGCACCGGGGACGCCGGGGCGGACGCGACCGGGCTCTACCGCGATCCGGGAATCCTGCCCGCCATCTTCACCGGCCCCTACCTGCAGCTCGCCCCCGAGCTGGCCTTCGTGCTGGCCGACGGTCCGGACGCGGAGCGGCCGCTGGGCTACGTCATCGGCACCGCCGACACCCGGCGCTACGTCGCCGACTACCGGCGCGCCTGGCTGCCGCTGGTCGCCGGGCAGTACCCCGAGGGCAGCGGCGAGGGCCCGGACGCCGAGCGGGTGCGCGAGCTGCACCACCCGGAGTGGATGCTGGCGGACGGCCTCGCCGACCGCTACCCCGCCCACCTGCACATCGACCTGCTGCCGCAGGCGCAGGGCCGGGGCGCCGGGCGGGCGCTGATGGACACCTTCCTGGCCGCGCTGCGGGCCGCCGGGGCGGAGCGGGTGCACCTGGGCATGGCCCGGCGCAACACCGGCGCCCGGGCCTTCTACGACCGGCTGGGCTTCCACGAGATCGACCACCCCGGACCGGCCCTGGTCCTGGGGCGCGACACCGCCGCGCTCGTCTAG
- the arfB gene encoding alternative ribosome rescue aminoacyl-tRNA hydrolase ArfB codes for MSPPVRVRGSVVLPDAELQWRFSRSSGPGGQHVNTSDSQVELRYDLAGSAALPPVWKERALERLAGRLTDGGVLVVRASEHRSQWRNREAAAVRLSALLSEAVAPPPRSRRATRPSRGVVERRLTDKKRRADVKRGRQGHFD; via the coding sequence ATGTCCCCACCCGTCCGCGTCCGCGGCTCGGTCGTCCTGCCCGACGCCGAGCTGCAGTGGCGTTTCTCGCGCTCCTCCGGCCCCGGCGGCCAGCATGTGAACACCAGCGACAGCCAGGTCGAGCTGCGGTACGACCTCGCCGGCTCCGCGGCGCTGCCCCCGGTGTGGAAGGAGCGCGCCCTGGAGCGGCTGGCCGGGCGGCTGACGGACGGCGGGGTCCTGGTGGTCCGGGCCTCCGAGCACCGGTCGCAGTGGCGCAACCGGGAGGCGGCGGCGGTGCGGCTGTCGGCGCTGCTGAGCGAGGCCGTGGCGCCGCCCCCGAGGAGCCGCAGGGCGACCCGTCCCAGCCGGGGCGTGGTGGAGCGCAGGCTCACCGACAAGAAGCGCCGGGCGGACGTCAAGCGCGGCCGCCAGGGCCACTTCGACTAG
- a CDS encoding flavin reductase family protein, producing MTTPAADHSADPAAGTAAAPGPGEVGPEEFRAALGQLASGVVLLTAHDPEEGARGEDIGMTATAFLSVSLEPPLVLVSVREDSRMEETLSRVDHWAVSVLAAEQRVTAARFAMKGRVSDRLLFAELPHERGAASGAPLATGALATVECRTEQRIPAGDHVLLIGRVLSARIAGPENGPLMHFRGQYRQLD from the coding sequence ATGACGACCCCTGCTGCTGACCACTCCGCCGACCCGGCCGCCGGCACGGCCGCCGCCCCGGGCCCGGGCGAGGTCGGCCCGGAGGAGTTCCGCGCCGCCCTCGGACAGCTGGCCTCCGGGGTGGTGCTGCTGACCGCGCACGACCCGGAGGAGGGCGCCCGGGGCGAGGACATCGGGATGACCGCCACGGCGTTCCTGTCGGTCTCCCTGGAGCCGCCGCTGGTACTGGTCTCGGTGCGCGAGGACTCCCGGATGGAGGAGACGCTCTCCCGCGTCGACCACTGGGCGGTCTCGGTGCTGGCCGCCGAACAGCGGGTCACCGCCGCCCGGTTCGCCATGAAGGGCCGGGTCAGCGACCGGCTGCTGTTCGCCGAGCTGCCGCACGAGCGCGGCGCGGCGAGCGGGGCGCCGCTGGCCACCGGCGCGCTGGCGACCGTGGAGTGCCGCACCGAGCAGCGGATACCCGCCGGGGACCACGTGCTGCTGATCGGCCGGGTGCTCTCCGCCCGGATCGCCGGCCCGGAGAACGGGCCGCTGATGCACTTCCGCGGCCAGTACCGGCAGTTGGACTAG
- a CDS encoding sensor domain-containing diguanylate cyclase, with protein sequence METESEPYVRLTTLRSLHRIVADLNAARSLAGTLQAVVEGAVTGLGYEAAAVNLVRPDGDLVVAAVWELDETGGSDESIAGLLGRIGSRESWDRLLNVGECWGPLVFVPQERAWASAVDIPSWTGGLRGAHAAPPPDADAWHPDDCLFAPMYSLGGELLGVLSVDRPRNGRRPGAWGREALAMFSQQAGIAIGNARLRAEMQRALVRFEREQQTLRASEESFRQAFEYAPSGMAITELHGVSSGKLTRVNDALCRLLGRPRASLQRHSFADLVHPEDEDRLRRVSAENGRAEVRLARRDGGYLWVNLRNSVVADTSEGTRFLLTHVEDIEDRKRHELQLAHRASHDALTGLPNAAELRSRLRRRLCDRSADDDGSCPPGQPGDTHSYGMTSYESLYGGYDGGFEHVHAVLPDDAAAADPDGRGGRGLAVVFCDLDGFKSINDRFGHSAGDAVLIEVARRLQHVVREGDTVARLGGDEFVVLADGVGREEARDLAGRLRNAITPPMRVDSRAVRVGVSLGIGWAGCGMSIDEVLHTADERMYVEKRSRSNANGNGPAGGRSHRRAG encoded by the coding sequence ATGGAAACCGAGTCGGAGCCGTACGTCCGTCTCACAACCCTGCGAAGCCTGCACCGCATCGTCGCCGACCTCAACGCAGCCCGCAGCCTTGCCGGAACCCTCCAGGCCGTGGTCGAGGGGGCCGTCACCGGCCTCGGCTACGAGGCCGCCGCCGTCAACCTGGTCCGCCCCGACGGCGACCTGGTCGTCGCCGCCGTCTGGGAGTTGGACGAGACCGGCGGCTCCGACGAGTCCATCGCCGGGCTGCTCGGCCGGATCGGCTCCCGGGAGTCCTGGGACCGGCTGCTCAACGTCGGCGAGTGCTGGGGCCCGCTGGTCTTCGTGCCGCAGGAGCGCGCCTGGGCCAGTGCCGTGGACATCCCGAGCTGGACCGGCGGCCTGCGCGGCGCCCATGCCGCGCCGCCCCCGGACGCCGACGCCTGGCATCCCGACGACTGCCTGTTCGCCCCGATGTACAGCCTCGGCGGCGAGCTGCTCGGCGTGCTCTCGGTGGACCGGCCGCGCAACGGCAGACGCCCGGGGGCCTGGGGCCGCGAGGCGCTGGCGATGTTCAGCCAGCAGGCCGGGATCGCCATCGGCAACGCCCGGCTGCGCGCCGAGATGCAGCGGGCCCTGGTCCGCTTCGAGCGGGAGCAGCAGACCCTGCGGGCCAGCGAGGAGAGCTTCAGACAGGCGTTCGAGTACGCGCCCAGTGGGATGGCCATCACCGAGCTGCACGGGGTCAGCAGCGGCAAGCTCACCCGGGTCAACGACGCCCTGTGCCGACTGCTCGGCCGACCGCGGGCCTCGTTGCAGCGGCACAGCTTCGCCGACCTGGTCCACCCCGAGGACGAGGACCGGCTGCGCCGGGTGTCCGCCGAGAACGGCCGGGCGGAGGTGCGGCTGGCCCGGCGCGACGGCGGCTACCTGTGGGTCAACCTGCGCAACTCGGTGGTCGCGGACACCTCCGAGGGCACCCGCTTCCTGCTCACCCACGTCGAGGACATCGAGGACCGCAAGCGGCACGAGCTGCAGCTGGCCCACCGGGCCAGCCATGACGCGCTGACCGGGCTGCCCAACGCGGCCGAGCTGCGCAGCCGGCTGCGGCGCCGGCTGTGCGACCGCTCGGCCGACGACGACGGCTCCTGTCCGCCCGGGCAGCCCGGCGACACCCACAGCTACGGCATGACCAGCTACGAGAGCCTGTACGGCGGCTACGACGGCGGCTTCGAGCACGTCCACGCGGTCCTGCCGGACGACGCCGCCGCGGCGGACCCGGACGGACGCGGCGGGCGCGGCCTGGCGGTGGTCTTCTGCGACCTGGACGGCTTCAAGTCGATCAACGACCGCTTCGGCCACAGCGCCGGGGACGCGGTGCTGATCGAGGTGGCCCGGCGGCTGCAGCACGTCGTCCGGGAGGGCGACACGGTGGCCCGGCTGGGCGGCGACGAGTTCGTCGTCCTCGCCGACGGCGTCGGCCGGGAGGAGGCCCGGGACCTGGCCGGGCGGTTGCGGAACGCGATCACCCCGCCGATGCGGGTGGACAGCCGGGCGGTCCGGGTCGGGGTGAGCCTCGGCATCGGCTGGGCGGGCTGCGGCATGTCCATCGACGAGGTCCTGCACACCGCCGACGAACGTATGTACGTGGAGAAGCGGTCGCGCTCCAACGCCAACGGGAACGGCCCTGCTGGCGGGCGGTCCCACCGTCGCGCGGGGTGA